One Oncorhynchus mykiss isolate Arlee chromosome 9, USDA_OmykA_1.1, whole genome shotgun sequence genomic window, TGTTCAGCGATAATATGGACCTCCTTCAGAGGACAGAGAACTTCCTGCGTTACCTGGTCATCCTCCTCCAGGAACACCTGGTCATCCTGCCACTCTACGTCAACCTGCTCCAACGTCACTTCCCCCCTGGTGCTGACCTGCTCTCCATGCAGCGCTCAGCAGACGTGTGGCTGATGCGGGTGGACTTTGTCTTTGAGTTCCCGCGGCCTACCATGCCCAATGTGGTCTATGTGGGGGGCTTCCAGTGCCGCCCAGCTGAGCCACTTCCTGCTGACCTGGAGGCCTTCATGCAGAGCTCTGGAAAGCATGGGGTGGTGGTCATGTCTCTGGGAACGCTGGTGTCTGCCCTGCCTAAGGAGGTGACCGAAGCAGTGGCCCAAGCCTTTGCCAAGCTGCCCCACAAGGTGGTGTGGAGGTTCCTGGGAGAAAGACCAATTTCTCTGGGGAACAACACCCTGCTACTGGACTGGCTCCCCCAGAACGACCTCCTGGGCCACCCCAAAACCCGCGCCTTCGTGGCTCACGGAGGCACCAACGGCCTGTATGAGGCCATCTACCACGGGGTCCCTGTGCTGGGCCTGCCGCTCCTCTTCGACCAGTTTGACAATGTCCTGCGGCTGCGGGTGCGCGGGGTGGCACGGGTGCTGGAGGCCGCCACTCTCACCACAGAGGACTTCCTGGAGGCCCTAAGGGATGTGCTGGAGAATAAGTCCTACCGCCACAACATGCAGAAGCTCTCTGGCCTGCACCGCGACACGCCCCTGTCCCCGCTCGCCAGTGCCACCTTCTGGATTGAGTACGTGATGAGGAACGGTGGAGCGTCCCACCTGCGCACCGAAGCCTACAGCCTGCCCTGGTACTCCTACCACAGCCTGGACGTGGCGGCGCTGCTCCTGGCCCTCAGCGGGGCCTCTCTCTGGGCCTCAGTCTATGTCTGCAGCAGGCTGTGCTGCAGGAGCTCCAGGAGGAAGACCAAGCTGGAATGAGACATGAATCTAAAGATGGGCCAAGATGGGTATTTTAGATGTTGTACGTATTTGACCATCAATTGGCACTTTTCTGTCAACGATTTTAAAAATTGCTCAAAAGAATCTTGAGAAAAATTTTACAAATTCAAAAAATAACTCCAAAGCCCACCATAAATACATAATAACATTAAAGGGAGGTACATGACTCAATAAAAACTGATGAAAAGTTATTTATATTCAGACTGGCCTTAGGGAATGTGGTGCCATGGAACTGTCAGATAACATATTGGATTTCAGTCTGGTGAGGGAAAGTACAAGATGACAAAGATAACAATCTCCTCTCTATGATATCATGTGTTAAAAATACAGCCTAGCCAACATTGTCTCACACTCCCATTCTCCTCAAACAATTTGAATTGTGTAGTCGTAGCTTTTCCCTGTGCCTGAGCTACAAAGTAATCTTAGTGTAAATTATGACTATACTGTATACCACAGTCGACAAATATGTTTGTTCAAAGGAAAAACATGTCATACCCATACTTTTCCACCTAAAAGCCCCAGTAAGAAGTCTCAATAAAGATGTAATTACTGTCATCCGAGTACAGTCAATTGACATTACACACACTCCTTTTTCTGTTGAGTGTTGAGTGGTGCGCGTTGTGTTGCATTTACACTGTCTCTTTGTTAGGCTGTAATCTCAGCCTGTCAGTtgcttcctcctccttctccggTGCAGAGGCTGATCCTCTCATCACATGGCCTCTGTGGCCTGTTATCTCTGCTTtctgacacagaaacacacacacgcagtgagAGGCATCCATTGTTTAAGAGAAGACAAAAGGGAAATATGTTATGTTACAGAATATTTGTTTCTTAAATGCTTTGCCTTAGTTTCCCCAACCATGAGAAATGGTCACAAATTCATAGATTGTTACAAGAATACCATCCATAAAGCACTTAGAATTTTTCTCACTCAATTTTTTTCCTCCTCTAACGGTGAGAGAACGAGggaaaagggagaaagagggaggagaggagtgagtgtTTTTGTTCAGGAAAAGAAAGGGGTTCTCCTGCGGTTCTCAGGATGTTGCCCTTAAAGCCTGGAAAAGTGGGCTTCCTGTCCAGGGTAACAATCAGAGAATAGACAAGGCCCTGAGAATTATGACGCTGTGTTCCTTCAGCAGCAGACACACTTTGTGTTGTACACTAAGCAGCTGGAGGGAAGAAGAGGTTTGTGGAACGATTTCTACTGCATGGACTTTTAGAGCTGTCTGGGTGAGGTGAATGAAAAGATTCTCAAAATAAGTTGTTTTTTTgggcatttttttttcttctctttttttttatGCTTAAATTGTATGGGTTTCACTTTTAATCTCATGCTCCAATGCAACTGTTGTACATAGTACAATACTGTACATGCTTGTGTAATGTTCTGATTTAATGTTGTAGAAATGCTGTACTAATCTTGTCATGATCCTCCTATCATCTTcatccttccttctcctccccagGTTTTCCACCAGGATTTGAGATCACTGGATCCTAAGCAGAATGAAATTTGCGTGATGAATACCTGACTCTAGGAGCCAATAGAAACAATATGGACATATCACATGCATAAATTTATAGATTTTATGAATGATTTGGATTAGAAAACTTCCTCTGTCGAGTGCATCTATTTCCACCTTTTCTATCAGAAGTATTGCATTTATGAATGAATTGAATGGATATAAATCCAGAGACTGTCacaccactgtctctctctgggaatATAGATTTGCACCAGAGGGTGAAATAAGCACCTGTGTACTGTAGTACCTGGTTTCTTGTCAAGGGACTTTGAGGGTATCCCCCCTCACCCAGAGACTGTCAGAGACCATGTCCAACAGCAATGACAGCTGCAACCTCCCCCTGAACACCGACACACTTGGTCTCACCTACATCTACAGCCTGGCCTTCTCACTGGGTCTCCCTTGCAACCTGCTGTCTCTCTGGGGACTGTACCAACTGGGCCGGTCCGGCGGGGGTGGCTGTCAGCTGGTCTATATCCTCAACCTGCtgctctctgacctcctccagctcctcaccctccctctctggatcctCTATCTCCAGGGGGCGCACCGCTGGCCCTACGGCCGCCCCGCCTGCGAGTTCGTGGGCTATGTCTTCTACGTCAACGTCTACGCTAGCGTGGTGTTCCTCTGTATCATCGCATTGGACCGTTGCCTGGCGATAGTACACCCGTTGAGTAGTCGTGGCGTTCGGACCGTGCGGGTGGCGGCGGTATTGGGGGTGGCGGTCTGGACACTGACCTTTCTGTTCTGTTTGGGCGGGCTTCTTCCGTCAGTGTTTGATGCGGAGAGGCTGTTGTGTCTGGAGCAGTACCCCGTCAGCCTCAGATATGCTCACTTTAAGATTGCTACGGTTGTCATGGGGTTCCTGCTGCCCTGTGGTATACTGGGGTGAGTGGGAAACGGAGTATGAAGTATGCTTGGCTGACATGTTATGTGTGATTGCATAAAGAAAAGGAGTGTGGCCTGCACTCTGCATCTACATGTGTCCGTCGATAATGCTTTGATAAATATGAAGTGAACACTATGAACAACTTTATATTAACATGTCACATTACATGCAAAAGGATGTGTCAATGAGAGGAGTCTTGTTAAGTCACATCTAACATATATATCTGACATGACCTTTGACCTTggcctctgtatctctctcccgcACCCTCCCCTTACAGCTACACTTCCGCCCGCATAGGAGTGACTCTCCATCACTCGCCATCCGTCTCCGACCAGGGTCGTCACAAAATCACAGGCATCCTCATCGTCATCACCGTCATCTTCATCGTCGTCTTTGGACCCTACCACCTCATCGGGGGGTACCGTTTCGTCTCCTTGCTCCTCACAGATGACCCCTGTGAGTTGGAGCGGTCCATTTTCCTGTGTTACCGGCTGTGCTATGGCCTGACGAGCCTCAACACCCTGCTGGACCCTCTGTTCTACATCTTCCTGTGTCATGACGCCCGTCTGGAGCTCCGCAGGTCACTGACGCCCTGTCTGGGACAGGGGCACACAGCCCCCAAACAAGTCAGACTAAGTCTCAGAGGGAATCCTGATCAGAGTGACAGTGTGTAGAGAGACTGGATTGGACACGTTTTTGAATTTCCTGTTCCTTTGATTCTGAGGAAGAAGAATCTGGATAAACTCTATTATGTTACCCGTTTCTTGTTCTTTGATGGTCTTGAAGTCGAGAGGAGAGGACACATTTTGTGGCGACACCAGCCATACACTACAATGCAGTGTTTTCATAGACTTGCTCAAGGAACTGACTCCACTGGTTTGGCTGCTGAGAATTGGTGATGGGAAAAAAGCAGCGATTGTGCCACCTAGTGGGGAGAGCATGTATGCTGTTGGCTGAAATTGGAAAGGGTACTCCATCTGCTTCACCTTTCTGCTGACAGTCATCTCTAACTTATAATGCACTGCAATAGCTGCCTCAGTTTATACAGCCATATGAATGACTATCCGTGGATATCAACAATAATGTCAAATGTGTCTTGATTACTTGCTTATTGCAGTAAATAAAGTCattttaaataccttatttattcaTTTGTATGAGAAACTCTTATCATACCCCAGACACTAAAACATTAACAAACACATACTGcagagactaaaacagacagtctgAGAGTCAGAGTCTttatgtgtcttttactgaggagtggcttccgtcgcccactctaccataaaggcctgattggttgagtgctgcagagctGGCTGACCTCCTAAAATGTtgacccatctccacagaggaactctggagctctgtcagagtgaccattgggttcttggtcacctccctgaccaaggctcttttcccccgattgctcaatgtGGCCgggctgtgttcttggggacctttaatgctgcagacattttctggtacgcttccccagatctgtgccttgacacaatcctgtctcagcacCACCATAAAAACCTGTACTTGCCTTGTCATTagggggaattgtgtgtagattgctgaggatttgttttatttaatccattttagaataaggctgtaacgtaacaaaatgtggaaaaagtcaaggggtctgaatactttccgaaggcaccatAGAGACTTACAATGGGGAACTCGCTCAATTTGGGCTCCTCTCAAGATACAGATAAGCAGGTCTTTAGGATCAATTTCACAAGACCTGAAAAAAAAATACTTGGTTTTATCAACATTTAGCACTAATTTAAGATCGGTGAGCGATTCTTGAATTGAATCAAAACCAAGGGTCGCGAACGACCTGCTGCACTGATGGGGCACATGAATAAATAACGAATCCGCATAGAGATGTAAGCCCATTTTTATTATTCAGGGACAAACATTATTAATGTAAATAGTGAACAGTAAAAGGCATAGTATTGAGCCTTGTGGCACTCCTtggttatgtaaaaaaaaatattttaaaaaatagacTGAACTCCATCAGCAGACagacactgagtgtacaagacattacaaacactggctctttccatgacagactgaccaggtgaatgcaatGATCCCTGTTtgctgtcacttgttaaatccacttcaatcagtgtagatgaagaggagacaggttaaagaaagatttttaagccttgacacaattgaagcatggagtgtgtatgtgccaatcaaagggtgaatgggcaaaacaaaatatttaagtgcctttgaacggagtatcatagtaggtgccaggcacactggtttgagtcAGGAACTGCAACACTGATGGGTTTttccatgctcaacagtttcccgtgtgtatcaagaatagtccaccacccaaagaacatccagccaacttgacaactgtgagaagcattggagtcaacatgagccagcatccctgtggaatgcttttgacaccttgtagaatccatccCCCAACgaaatgaggctgttctgaggacaaaagagCGTGCAAATCaattttaggaaggtgttcctaatgttttgtacactcagtgtacatttacGTCTGTCGTGTAGATTCATTTTTGAACCAGCCACAGGCCAGTTGGTCTACACAAATTTCAGATAGCCTCCGTAGCAGGAGTGCATGATCAACCATATCGAATGCTTTCAACAGATCAATATAAAGGGCAGTGCGGTGCTGTTTCCTAGCGCGTTAACCATATAAAGCAGCCAAGATGGTGCTCTGTACTGGCCTAAAGCCTGACTGGTGAGCATTCGGAATCGATTTTCCATCTAAAAAAGGAGAGCAGCTGAGAATTTACAGAGACTTCTAATATCTTCGCTAGACATGAACGTTTTGAGATTGTGTGATAATTACGAAGATAGCATGGATCACCTCCTTTGTGGAGCGGGAGATCAAGGGCCACCTTCCACACCTTAGGAATAATACCCAAGAGAATGGATAGATTAAAAAGATATGTGTCAAGGGTTCCACAATCATATGTACAGTCGTAGAATACTTGGTTCAAGCATGTCTGCCCCAGTGGACTTTTACCATCAATAACTAAGAGCGTCCAGAAATTCCATAGTAGTGACTTGCCAAAGCGAGACCAGTGGGTCACCATTTACATTAGCAGGCAAGTCTGCAATTGAAAAGTGGTGCATCAGAGCCTACTTGGAATGGGTACCGTATAAAAGCAAAAAGCAAATATAAAAGCATACTAGCACATTGCTGGGCCTTTGGTTTAACACTACTGAAACCATTGCAAACCACACAAGATATATTCCTCAATCCTTCTGGCGTCTATGCTGTACATTACACAGATTCAAAATGCAATGATTTATAAACGGATTATTATGTATCCCACTGTTGCAGAACCTAGACGGGAACCTGGCTTTGGCATCGGAACTGTCATTGACACAACACCTTCTCAGTTAGCAGGGTGTGGTTCCTTCGTCTTCTgtgccgcctcctcctcctccgccctgAAGTCTCTTCCTCTCAGGCTGGGGGCATTGTTGAGGGACCTCCTCCCCCTCAGCAGCAGCTCTGAGGTACTGCTGGAAGATCTCTGCGTGCTTTGTCGCCGTGACCACTCCCCTAGGTCCTCCGCCAGCACGCTCTCCATTACTGCCGCAAGGGACTGTCTGATCTTATGGCACAGGTCCGGACAGCTGAACACATAGAGGATGGGGTTTAGCACACTGTTGAGGAAGGCTAGGCTGGCGGTGGGGGGCAGGCCGCTGGCCACGAGGCCCCGGAGGGAGGGTCGATACTGAGCTACAGCCTCCAGGACGCTGAAGACGTGGTATGGAGCCCAGCAGACCACAAAGCTCATCAACACTGCTACCACTAGTCTAACGAAGCGGAAAGGGTGCCGGTTGCGGCCACGCCGCGCGATACCAATGGTCACTGATACATAGCTCCACACAATGACCCCCAGGGGAAGAATGAAGGCCAGGAGGAGCTTAGAGAAGGCCAGGGCATCCTGGCGTGCCTCACACAGCTCTTCTAGGTCAAACTCCCTAACTGGGAGATACTGAGCGTAGTTATAGTAACACATGACCCTCCCGTCACGCCGATGAATAGTATCCCGGAACAGGTAGTACGGTACGGTACAGAGCACAGCCAGGGCCCAGATGATTCCACATACCCTGCCGACCAGCTGCACGTTCCTCCGGTTGTGGACCCAGACGGGCTTGTGAACCACCAGACAGCGGTCCAGAGAGATGGCCGCAAGCAGGAAGGCGCTGACGAACATGTTGAGGAAGAAGATGGAGGAGTGGAGTTTACAGAAGGTGGTCCCCAGGGTCCAGGTGCCTCCGCGGGCCAGGAAGATGGTGAAGAAGGGGAGTGACGCCGTGGCCAAGAGGTCCGAGGCAGCCAGGTTGAGGATCCACACGCTGATGACGGTACGGCGGACACGGAAACCCACAACCCCCAGGATGAGGATGTTCTCCAGGATGCCGAAGGAGGAGACCAGGCCGTGGAGACACACAGTGGCCAGGCTCAGAGCCCCCACCTCAGCCGAGGAGTTGGAGGGTACGCTGGCGTTCACCATGGCCTGGATGAGAGGGCAGTAGCCGGGGCTGCTGCTAGAATTGGTCATCTTGACAGTTCGGATTCTGCTTCTGACACTTTGTCCACTTTGACTCTGAATTACTGTGTACAACACTGCAAAGAAACAAGGCAAAGAGGCATTACGAATTAGGACTCATTCCGTATCTTGGAAATTCAGAGTTACAGCATGATTGAAatttaggagaatattccatcaatgtTACACCAAACATACAAAGAACATGGTTGCCGTGTTCACAGAACATaaaatattaatgttctagacatgtttcatgagaatgttgcaagaacattcctTTGTATCAGTTGTCAGGAGATTGCCtgatcatcaagctttgattgtTGAATTACCTGTGTAGGGCAAAAAAGAAAATGTGCACCCAGGGAGGACCCCAGGACCGAGTCTGGGGAACATTCTACAGTATAGACGTTAGCAAAAACCTTCAGAGAACGTTCTTAGCATACCTCTACTTCTCTGCCTCGCTTCCTGATGCTTTAATAAATCGTAAAAGCCATCTCCAAACTGGCAATTGTTTTCGATTATTAGCCATGGTGGTTTCTGTCTAACACGACTGAAGTGTCAAGTTTGCCTGAAAAAGTTTAACAGCCACTACCATCTCAAATTGTTAAGAGCGAGAGATggcttatctctctgtctcactctctccacATCCTCTGTGCAAGTTTGCCTTGTCTATCTATATATGTGAAAGCCATTGCACAAATAGGCAACTTCTGTTCTAGCTATTTGCTAGTTTCCTAATACagaacagtgtgtttgtgttgatggAAATGTACCCTatagtaggggagagtggggtaagttgagccattttttacactcagcatcactctgtcaGGGGAAataaagatatctacatatatttcagggtGTTGTGTATccatggaaataatcagaattcatgtaaacataacagttttgaaaacatagcttttGTCAAAAAGCACATCTTATGGGGTAAATTGAGcagcgggacagggtaagttgagccacctacaaacacaattcaacacaatcactttgtcttttaaagggatactttgaaattttggcaatgaggtcatttaactcatggataccattctCATGTCTCCATGTCCAGTATGAAGTTGCTAGCAGATACGCATGCGGTTTGCAGTATGCCttcaacatacattttttttttaatgtaaacacaggcttaacacctaacaaacactttgtacttctttttttttaaaacacttctAAACAGACtaggccctgttgttacctcatatcccagtgtgttgttacctcatatcccagtgtgttgttacctcatatccaAGTGATAATTCATTGCATTACCCCTGGGAAGAAAATAATtgctcaaccattggctcaactttcCCGAGGCAAACATTTGGactttacagtgccttcggaaagtattcagatcccttgatgtgttccacattttgttacgttacagccaggtgtgacaagcttgtagcatcatacccaagatgacttgatgctgtaataactgccaaaggtgattctacaaaGTAGTGAGTTaagagtctgaatatttatgtaaatgtgatatttcagttttattttattttttaatttactacaacaacaaaaaattgtttTCAATTATAtagtaaggctgtaacctaaaaaaatgtggaaaaagtccaggggtctgataCTTTTCAAAGGCACTGTCTTAGCCCACACAGCTAAAAGGATGCTAGATTTAGGACTTCATATTGAAGCTTAGAGGCCCCAACGGATCTATAGAACAATCATAAAATTACACATAACTTCTAATAAACTAATTTGACTTGATGAAAATCCGTTTTTTGGACCTACCTAGCTTACtgctttttccatgtggtttcttccttcacagactccgtGAAATGATAACCTCTTTCTAAATATTTGGTGAAACGACACATCTTGGTTTCCgagaaacaagggtggctcaactttccctcctctccatctaaAATTACAAGACAGCTTTTTTGTAAGCCTACATTTCTCAGTTAAAGTGAAAAATACAGAGCCAAAACTTAAGAGTAATTGACTCTGGATCTCATCTATTTGTAGTCCACATACAAAATGTTTCTAAATTCCAAAATAGTTTAATGGATTACAAATAAAAACCCACCTTAACTGAGAATTCTCTCTCCACTGCTGAGTCCACGTTGGGAGACTTGCTGGCCTGGTTGTGATCAGTGTAGTTATGATTGGTGGGTATTCAAGCACACTGACACGCCTGCAGTTACACCCACTAGTCAGTTGAACTGGGGATGAAAAGCATTTGACAGATTAAAGATAAACTTATCTGGCCTTGTTAAATACACTGACTACTGATTATTGGTGATATAGCCGAAGAAGAAGTTTCAGAAGAAACCAATTAAAAAGGACCTCAACCCAACATGTGTAAaaacagtattattatttttttaaagtggaCCTGGGGAATAAAAACAGTTCATATCCTCATTCCTCAATGCAATCTTATAGTTTTGATACGCTCTGCGACTCTTTTGATGcattatatttctctctctcacacacacacaagctgtttCTTTGCAGTGCTGATCAAGAGATTGCTGACGACCACAAAAATATGCTCGAATACCACACTCAGTTGTGATGTGTCGATGGGGAAACTTCAGACGTGAGTCACCCATTGTTTGCTTCATCAACGAGTGAGAAAGCATCCATTCAAACAACATTCACACAAAATAACTACTCTT contains:
- the ugt5g1 gene encoding UDP glucuronosyltransferase 5 family, polypeptide G1; translation: MGMCGGTAVVLRRILCLLILIRGCRSNGSGGGRILVFPEDGSHWLNMEVILRELHSRGHNLTVLRSAKSWYIPQNSPVYTSITVNPAPPPAGEDLGPNFYTILMQRSLKLRRMLPVLRFLEQQKDTAAMLMMFHSEALCMISTILDDSVLVAKLRVSRFDLMLTDPAFPAGVLLAQYLGMPMVYNVRWLNAGEAHMTVAPTLPSYVPMYNSLFSDNMDLLQRTENFLRYLVILLQEHLVILPLYVNLLQRHFPPGADLLSMQRSADVWLMRVDFVFEFPRPTMPNVVYVGGFQCRPAEPLPADLEAFMQSSGKHGVVVMSLGTLVSALPKEVTEAVAQAFAKLPHKVVWRFLGERPISLGNNTLLLDWLPQNDLLGHPKTRAFVAHGGTNGLYEAIYHGVPVLGLPLLFDQFDNVLRLRVRGVARVLEAATLTTEDFLEALRDVLENKSYRHNMQKLSGLHRDTPLSPLASATFWIEYVMRNGGASHLRTEAYSLPWYSYHSLDVAALLLALSGASLWASVYVCSRLCCRSSRRKTKLE
- the si:dkey-165a24.9 gene encoding probable G-protein coupled receptor 132; the protein is MSNSNDSCNLPLNTDTLGLTYIYSLAFSLGLPCNLLSLWGLYQLGRSGGGGCQLVYILNLLLSDLLQLLTLPLWILYLQGAHRWPYGRPACEFVGYVFYVNVYASVVFLCIIALDRCLAIVHPLSSRGVRTVRVAAVLGVAVWTLTFLFCLGGLLPSVFDAERLLCLEQYPVSLRYAHFKIATVVMGFLLPCGILGYTSARIGVTLHHSPSVSDQGRHKITGILIVITVIFIVVFGPYHLIGGYRFVSLLLTDDPCELERSIFLCYRLCYGLTSLNTLLDPLFYIFLCHDARLELRRSLTPCLGQGHTAPKQVRLSLRGNPDQSDSV
- the LOC110531673 gene encoding prostaglandin D2 receptor 2; this encodes MTNSSSSPGYCPLIQAMVNASVPSNSSAEVGALSLATVCLHGLVSSFGILENILILGVVGFRVRRTVISVWILNLAASDLLATASLPFFTIFLARGGTWTLGTTFCKLHSSIFFLNMFVSAFLLAAISLDRCLVVHKPVWVHNRRNVQLVGRVCGIIWALAVLCTVPYYLFRDTIHRRDGRVMCYYNYAQYLPVREFDLEELCEARQDALAFSKLLLAFILPLGVIVWSYVSVTIGIARRGRNRHPFRFVRLVVAVLMSFVVCWAPYHVFSVLEAVAQYRPSLRGLVASGLPPTASLAFLNSVLNPILYVFSCPDLCHKIRQSLAAVMESVLAEDLGEWSRRQSTQRSSSSTSELLLRGRRSLNNAPSLRGRDFRAEEEEAAQKTKEPHPAN